The following are encoded in a window of Astyanax mexicanus isolate ESR-SI-001 chromosome 6, AstMex3_surface, whole genome shotgun sequence genomic DNA:
- the LOC103026496 gene encoding uncharacterized protein LOC103026496 isoform X1 — protein sequence MDIFFCGSVLYCGCCDKFQKKVLAKLVDIHLEVRRVGRSEPTLSSANIKQLETMEEFEREEECLKDKPTFESLVLQLARIGGKNVRDCVHKILDRLFTNQLMAKFNMKGKGKKHKLPLETTNIYEAIRAAVMKWDKEATEAAIKHHAADHLKHAPGRKGGGGHVCF from the exons atggatatttttttctgcggttcagtgctgtattgtggatgctgtgata AGTTTCAGAAAAAAGTCTTGGCCAAATTGGTGGATATCCACTTAGAGGTCAGAAGGGTGGGAAGAAGTGAGCCTACTCTTTCATCTGCCAATATAAAGCAGCTGGAGACAATGGAGGAGTTTGAGAGGGAGGAGGAATGCCTCAAGGACAAGCCAACCTTTGAATCCCTG GTGTTACAACTTGCAAGAATTGGTGGGAAAAATGTAAGAGACTGTGTCCACAAAATTCTTGACAG gctctTCACCAACCAGTTGATGGCAAAGTTCAATATGAAGGGGAAAGGGAAGAAGCATAAACTGCCTCTGGAGACAACAAACATATATGAAGCAATAAGAG CGGCAGTCATGAAGTGGGATAAAGAAGCTACAGAGGCTGCAATAAAGCATCATGCAGCAGACCATCTTAAACATGCACCTGGGAGGAAGGGAGGAGGAGGACATGtttgtttttag
- the LOC103026496 gene encoding uncharacterized protein LOC103026496 isoform X2, translating to MEEFEREEECLKDKPTFESLVLQLARIGGKNVRDCVHKILDRLFTNQLMAKFNMKGKGKKHKLPLETTNIYEAIRAAVMKWDKEATEAAIKHHAADHLKHAPGRKGGGGHVCF from the exons ATGGAGGAGTTTGAGAGGGAGGAGGAATGCCTCAAGGACAAGCCAACCTTTGAATCCCTG GTGTTACAACTTGCAAGAATTGGTGGGAAAAATGTAAGAGACTGTGTCCACAAAATTCTTGACAG gctctTCACCAACCAGTTGATGGCAAAGTTCAATATGAAGGGGAAAGGGAAGAAGCATAAACTGCCTCTGGAGACAACAAACATATATGAAGCAATAAGAG CGGCAGTCATGAAGTGGGATAAAGAAGCTACAGAGGCTGCAATAAAGCATCATGCAGCAGACCATCTTAAACATGCACCTGGGAGGAAGGGAGGAGGAGGACATGtttgtttttag